In Zygosaccharomyces rouxii strain CBS732 chromosome F complete sequence, a single window of DNA contains:
- the SCM3 gene encoding Scm3p (weakly similar to uniprot|Q12334 Saccharomyces cerevisiae YDL139C SCM3 Suppressor of chromosome missegregation) → MRVGKKPSKKAVKKLHGAIKGILKRESAQPTENRKDEETNDKRPLIPDITESVEEESTQLDKFKGHRNRASGKLKGNNTFEEKNGILYIMSKENQLIPRLTDDEVMKLHKKADENMKQVWNDIIAKYEAVENQGDVIDLQTGELIEDNGHIRGISHENSETRYASSLKGLIDVEEDGDGYSIWQDEGEEDEDNEEDDFDYKEESAESSPESESIGQQEEEATG, encoded by the coding sequence ATGAGAGTGGGTAAGAAGCCTTCGAAAAAAGCTGTCAAGAAACTTCATGGTGCCATCAAGGGAATTTTAAAGAGAGAGTCAGCTCAACCCACTGAAAATAGgaaggatgaagaaactaATGATAAACGACCACTGATACCTGACATTACAGAatctgttgaagaagagagtACACAACTTGATAAATTCAAAGGACATCGAAATAGAGCTTCTGGAAAGCTAAAGGGTAACAATACTtttgaggaaaaaaatggtatttTGTATATAATGTCAAAGGAAAACCAATTAATCCCCAGATTAACCGACGACGAAGTAATGAAATTACATAAGAAAGCTGATGAGAACATGAAGCAAGTCTGGAACGATATAATTGCGAAATATGAAGCTGTAGAAAATCAAGGTGATGTGATTGATCTACAAACTGGTGAGTTGATTGAAGATAATGGTCATATTAGGGGAATTTCTCATGAAAATAGCGAAACGAGGTACGCAAGTAGTCTTAAGGGATTGATAGATGTAGAGGAAGATGGTGACGGTTATAGCATTTGGCAAGATGAgggtgaagaagatgaagataacGAGGAAGACGATTTTGATTATAAAGAGGAATCAGCCGAATCTAGTCCGGAAAGCGAATCCATAGgacaacaagaagaagaggcAACAGGATGA
- a CDS encoding uncharacterized protein (no similarity), whose amino-acid sequence MSPSRSLSALEDPTIRRVGPSLGIMVGMYYLLPLGCYFEKFSFVKRDCHAFWVMRVIPILKLTSEKIWLGG is encoded by the coding sequence ATGTCCCCCAGTAGGTCTCTATCGGCACTCGAAGATCCCACTATCCGTCGAGTTGGACCTTCACTAGGTATTATGGTTGGGATGTATTACCTTTTGCCACTTGGTTGTTATTTCGAAAAATTTTCCTTCGTAAAGCGTGACTGTCACGCGTTTTGGGTAATGCGGGTAATACCCATACTAAAACTGACCTCGGAAAAAATATGGCTGGGCGGCTAG
- the BPL1 gene encoding biotin--[acetyl-CoA-carboxylase] ligase BPL1 (similar to uniprot|P48445 Saccharomyces cerevisiae YDL141W BPL1 Biotin:apoprotein ligase), which translates to MNVLVYNGPGTTLGSVKHAVETLRDLLEPYYAVSTIGSRALQTEPWDTKVSALVFPGGADLPYIKECQSIFPRFKRFVRNRGGIFVGFCAGAYFGSGRVEFAQGNPSLEVTGDRDLQFFPGIARGPAFDGFQYNSEKGAKAVTLRLPDGSEFRTYFNGGSLFVDADEYDNVEVLARYVEEPSVAYYDASTKTRDNGPAAALLCSVGKGKALLTGPHPEFIPRLLNKTDDPGFLKNVVEVLCQYEEQRLLFLRDIFTKAGFNCNNDFSQARAPNLTPLLVSSVPHRQDIVNQFKDSLISNASNKTAFTECTEIECEQDKFQVYNGYQNHYETAAGILRHEEPDEAIKTIIFPGEDEVLPPVEMTSNYDVAKYFRYLDPNNTVGSLLLYGEVVTSTSTLLEQNKTLLRSVPSCSLLHVGTIQVSGRGRGGNVWVNPKGVSALTVAVDLPLQSPLTQRKISVVFVQYLSMLAYCNAIFQYGPGYEDLPVRIKWPNDLYAMSPAYYRKYNIKLLGRGSDKFLVPLSEIDPAYVKIAGILVNTQFMVDKYMVLLGCGLNLNHDGPTTSLNSWIKLLNEEREAVRLEHLEPIEVEKLQALYMNNLQLLLKKFVDYGPGPILPEYYNLWLHSNQVITLNNHNNARAKIVGITEDYGLLIAKELVSGSNSEFTGSTYHLQPDGNSLDVFKGLISKKAS; encoded by the coding sequence ATGAACGTTTTAGTGTACAACGGACCTGGTACTACGTTAGGATCTGTAAAACACGCTGTAGAGACTCTTAGGGATCTATTGGAACCATACTATGCTGTTAGCACAATTGGTAGCAGAGCATTACAAACTGAACCATGGGATACAAAGGTATCTGCCTTAGTTTTCCCCGGAGGTGCTGATTTGCCATATATTAAGGAATGTCAATCAATTTTCCCACGCTTCAAGAGATTTGTGAGGAATAGAGGTGGTATATTCGTTGGATTTTGTGCCGGTGCATATTTTGGTAGTGGTCGTGTGGAATTTGCTCAGGGAAATCCTTCCTTAGAGGTTACTGGTGATAGAGATTTACAATTCTTCCCAGGTATTGCGAGGGGTCCTGCATTTGATGGATTTCAATACAATAGTGAAAAGGGTGCAAAAGCTGTGACGTTACGTCTACCGGATGGTTCAGAGTTTCGTACGTACTTTAATGGTGGTAGTCTCTTTGTGGATGCGGATGAATACGATAATGTAGAAGTTTTGGCCAGGTATGTTGAGGAACCTAGTGTTGCCTATTATGATGCTAGTACCAAGACAAGAGACAATGGCCCTGCTGCAGCTCTCTTGTGTTCTGTCGGTAAAGGTAAAGCTTTGCTTACGGGACCACATCCTGAATTTATACCACGTCTTTTAAACAAGACTGACGACCCTGGTTTTTTAAAGAATGTGGTTGAAGTTTTGTGCCAATACGAAGAGCAAAGGTTGTTATTCTTAAGAGATATTTTTACCAAGGCGGGATTCAATTGTAATAACGATTTTAGCCAAGCAAGAGCACCTAATCTAACACCCTTGTTGGTTTCATCTGTCCCTCATAGACAAGATATAGTGAACCAATTCAAAGACTCGCTGATCTCCAATGCATCTAATAAGACTGCTTTCACTGAATGTACTGAAATCGAATGTGAACAGGACAAATTCCAGGTCTATAATGGATATCAAAACCATTATGAGACTGCTGCCGGTATTTTACGCCATGAAGAGCCAGATGAAGCTATCAAAACAATTATCTTCCCTGGTGAGGACGAGGTTTTACCGCCGGTAGAAATGACTTCTAATTACGATGTCGCCAAATATTTTAGATATTTGGATCCTAATAATACAGTGGGGTCTCTATTACTATATGGTGAAGTTGTCACATCTACGAGTACTCTTTTGgaacaaaacaaaacacTTTTGCGTAGTGTTCCATCTTGCTCTCTGTTACATGTGGGGACCATTCAAGTCTCCGGTCGTGGCAGAGGTGGTAATGTTTGGGTTAATCCTAAGGGTGTTTCTGCGTTAACAGTGGCGGTAGATTTACCATTGCAATCACCACTTACTCAGAGGAAGATTTCTGTGGTATTTGTACAATATTTGTCCATGTTGGCTTACTGCAATGCGATTTTCCAATATGGTCCAGGttatgaagatttaccagtAAGAATTAAATGGCCAAATGACCTTTACGCTATGAGCCCTGCTTACTATCGTAAGTATAATATTAAATTACTTGGTAGAGGTTCTGATAAATTTTTAGTACCACTATCAGAAATTGATCCAGCATATGTCAAGATTGCAGGTATATTGGTGAACACCCAGTTTATGGTAGACAAGTATATGGTTTTGCTAGGTTGTGGCTTAAATCTCAATCATGATGGCCCTACCACCTCTTTGAACTCTTGGATTAAATTACTCAACGAAGAGCGTGAAGCTGTACGCTTAGAGCATTTGGAGCCTATTGAGGTGGAAAAACTACAAGCCCTTTATATGAATAATTTACAATTGctgttgaaaaaatttgtGGACTATGGTCCAGGGCCCATTTTACCAGAATATTATAACTTGTGGTTACACAGTAATCAAGTTATTACTTTGaataatcataataatgCAAGAGCAAAAATTGTCGGTATCACTGAGGATTATGGGCTCTTGATTgcaaaggaattggtttCAGGAAGTAACTCTGAATTCACCGGCTCCACGTACCATTTACAACCTGACGGTAACTCATTGGATGTTTTCAAAGGTTTAATCTCAAAGAAGGCTTCGTAG
- the COA4 gene encoding Coa4p (similar to uniprot|Q05809 Saccharomyces cerevisiae YLR218C Hypothetical ORF) encodes MYYQPDKQSITKMSTSKYHQEALEEYKEAKADPDAWDQRIVDTGCYVENMALQLCHADTGDWKQCTQEMNLFRKCWEQHGNRERVKTVDRK; translated from the coding sequence ATGTATTATCAGCCAGACAAACAAAGCATTACCAAAATGTCGACTTCTaaataccaccaagagGCTTTAGAGGAATACAAGGAAGCTAAAGCAGATCCTGATGCTTGGGATCAAAGAATTGTAGATACAGGTTGTTATGTAGAGAATATGGCATTACAGCTATGTCATGCAGATACAGGTGACTGGAAACAATGCACACAAGAAATGAATCTATTTAGAAAATGTTGGGAACAACATGGTAACAGAGAAAGAGTTAAAACTGTAGATAGAAAGTAA
- the RPO21 gene encoding DNA-directed RNA polymerase II subunit RPB1 (highly similar to uniprot|P04050 Saccharomyces cerevisiae YDL140C) — MVGQQYSSAPLRTVKEVQFGLFSPEEICAISVAKIKFPETMDETQTRAKIGGLNDPRLGSIDRSLKCQTCQEGMNECPGHFGHIELAKPVFHIGFISKIKKVCECVCMHCGKLLLDEHNEQMRQAIKIKDSKKRFNAVWSLCKAKMICDTDVPSDEDPTQLISRGGCGNAQPTIRRDGLKLVGSWKKDKNSGDNEEPEQRVLNMEEILNIFKHISPEDSWKLGFNEEFARPEWMILTVLPVPPPPVRPSISFNESQRGEDDLTFKLADILKANISLETLEHNGAPHHTIEEAESLLQFHVATYMDNDIAGQPQALQKSGRPVKSIRARLKGKEGRIRGNLMGKRVDFSARTVISGDPNLDLDQVGVPKSIAKTLTYPEVVTPYNIDRLTMLVRNGPNEHPGAKYVIRDNGDRIDLRYSKRAGDIQLQYGWKVERHVIDNDPVLFNRQPSLHKMSMMAHKVKVMPYSTFRLNLSVTSPYNADFDGDEMNLHVPQSEETRAELSQLCAVPQQIVSPQSNKPCMGVVQDTLCGIRKLTLRDNFIELGQVLNMLYWVPDWDGVIPTPAILKPKPLWTGKQLLSVAIPKGIHLQRFDEGTTLLSPKDNGMLVIDGQIIFGVVDKKTVGSSSGGLIHVVTREKGPQVCATLFSNIQKVVNYWFLHCGFSTGIGDTIADGQTMRQITEAIAEAKVKVEDVTKEAQANLLTAKHGMTLRESFEDNVVRYLNEARDKAGRLAEVNLNDTNFVKQMVSAGSKGSFINIAQMSACVGQQSVEGKRIAFGFVDRTLPHFSKDDYSPESKGFVENSYLRGLTPQEFFFHAMGGREGLIDTAVKTAETGYIQRRLVKALEDIMVHYDGTTRNSLGNIIQFIYGEDGMDAAHIEKQAVETIGGSDRNFERRYRIDLLNPDYSLDPSLLESGSEIIGDLKLQSLLDEEYKQLVEDRKFLRRIFVDGEVNWPLPVNIRRIIQNAQQTFRIDRSKPSDVTIRDVVWGVKELQERLLVVRGNSRIIKEAQEDAITLFCCLMRSRLASRRVIQEYRLTKQAFEWVLNNIEVQFLRSVVHPGEMVGVLAAQSIGEPATQMTLNTFHFAGVASKKVTSGVPRLKEILNVAKNMKTPSLTAYLEPDYAADQEKAKLIRSVIEHTTLKSVTVASEIYYDPDPRSTAIPEDEEIIQLHFSLLDDETEKSLAQQSPWLLRLELDRAAMNDKDLTMGQVGEKIKETFKNDLFVIWSEDNAEQLIIRCRVVRPKSMDLETEAEEDHMLKKIENTMLENITLRGVENIERVVMMKYDRKVPSETGEYQKIPEWVLETDGVNLSEVMTVPGVDASRIYTNSFIDIMEVLGIEAGRAALYKEVFNVIASDGSYVNYRHMALLVDVMTTQGGLTSVTRHGFNRSNTGALMRCSFEETVEILFEAGASAELDDCRGVSENVILGQMAPIGTGAFDVMIDEESLVKYMPEQKITELVDGQDGGATPYSNENGLINTEVDVKDELMFSPLVDSGSTDAMAGGFTAYGGGSASFGSYGDAPISPGFGGVSSPGFSPSSPTYSPTSPSYSPTSPSYSPPSPNYSPTSPSYSPTSPSYSPTSPSYSPTSPSYSPTSPSYSPTSPSYSPTSPSYSPTSPSYSPTSPSYSPTSPSYSPTSPSYSPTSPSYSPTSPSYSPTSPSYSPTSPNYSPTSPSYSPTSPSYSPTSPSYSPTSPSYSPTSPSYSPTSPSYSPTSPNYSPGSPTYSPSSPKQDDREKDGNHS; from the coding sequence ATGGTTGGTCAACAGTATTCTAGTGCTCCTCTACGTACCGTCAAGGAAGTGCAATTTGGTCTTTTTTCTCCAGAGGAAATATGTGCTATCAGTGTGGCTAAAATTAAATTCCCAGAGACCATGGATGAGACTCAAACTAGAGCCAAAATTGGCGGGCTAAATGACCCAAGACTGGGATCTATCGACCGTAGTTTGAAATGTCAGACCTGTCAGGAAGGTATGAACGAATGTCCTGGCCACTTTGGTCACATTGAACTGGCAAAGCCAGTTTTTCACATTGGTTTTATATCTAAGATTAAGAAGGTCTGTGAATGTGTTTGTATGCACTGTGGTAAACTACTGTTAGATGAACATAATGAACAGATGCGTCAAGCAATAAAGATTAAAGATTCTAAGAAAAGATTTAATGCTGTGTGGAGTCTGTGTAAAGCTAAGATGATTTGTGATACCGATGTACCTTCAGATGAAGATCCAACTCAGTTAATCTCAAGAGGTGGTTGCGGTAATGCGCAACCAACAATTAGAAGGGATGGGTTGAAGCTTGTGGGTAGCTGgaaaaaggataaaaataGTGGTGATAATGAAGAACCTGAACAAAGAGTTTTAAATATGGAGGAAATTCTTAATATCTTCAAACATATTTCTCCCGAGGATTCCTGGAAGTTAGGTTTCAATGAGGAGTTCGCTAGGCCAGAATGGATGATTCTAACAGTTTTACCGGttccaccaccacctgtACGTCCatccatttcttttaaCGAATCTCAAAGAGGTGAAGATGACTTGACCTTCAAGCTAGCGGATATTTTGAAGGCAAATATAAGTTTAGAAACTTTAGAACATAACGGTGCTCCTCATCACACTATAGAAGAAGCTGAAAGTTTACTTCAATTCCATGTGGCTACCTATATGGATAACGATATCGCAGGTCAACCACAAGCTTTACAGAAATCCGGACGTCCTGTTAAATCTATACGTGCCAGATTGAAGGGTAAGGAAGGTCGTATCAGAGGTAACTTAATGGGTAAGCGTGTAGATTTCTCTGCAAGAACTGTGATTTCTGGTGACCCAAACTTAGATTTGGATCAAGTGGGTGTTCCAAAGTCGATTGCGAAGACCTTGACGTACCCTGAAGTCGTCACGCCTTATAATATCGATCGTCTGACAATGCTTGTACGTAACGGTCCTAACGAACATCCAGGTGCCAAATATGTGATCCGTGACAATGGTGATCGTATTGATCTAAGGTACAGTAAGAGAGCGGGTGACATCCAGTTACAATACGGTTGGAAGGTGGAGCGTCATGTTATTGATAATGATCCAGTTTTGTTCAACCGTCAACCTTCTCTTCACAAAATGTCAATGATGGCCCACAAGGTTAAAGTGATGCCGTATTCGACATTCAGATTAAACTTGTCTGTCACTTCTCCATACAATGCCGAttttgatggtgatgaaatgAACTTACACGTTCCACAATCTGAAGAAACAAGGGCCGAGCTTTCGCAGTTGTGTGCAGTGCCCCAGCAGATTGTATCTCCTCAATCAAATAAACCTTGTATGGGTGTTGTGCAAGATACTCTATGTGGTATTCGTAAATTGACGTTAAGAGACAACTTCATCGAGTTGGGCCAAGTATTAAATATGCTTTATTGGGTTCCAGATTGGGATGGTGTGATCCCTACTCCAGCAATTTTAAAGCCTAAACCACTATGGACAGGTAAGCAATTATTGTCTGTGGCTATTCCTAAAGGTATCCACTTGCAGCGATTCGATGAAGGTACTACGCTGTTGTCCCCCAAGGACAACGGTATGCTGGTCATTGATGGTCAGATCATCTTTGGTGTCGTGGACAAGAAAACCGTTGGTTCTTCAAGTGGTGGTCTAATCCACGTCGTGACCAGAGAAAAGGGTCCTCAAGTGTGTGCCACTTTATTTAGTAACATTCAAAAAGTCGTCAACTACTGGTTCCTGCATTGTGGTTTTTCTACTGGTATTGGTGATACCATTGCTGATGGACAGACCATGAGGCAAATTACTGAAGCTATCGCGGAAGCCAAGGTAAAGGTGGAGGATGTTACCAAGGAGGCTCAAGCAAACTTGCTTACTGCCAAACACGGTATGACTCTTCGTGAATCGTTTGAAGATAATGTGGTGCGTTATCTGAACGAGGCAAGAGATAAAGCCGGTCGTCTGGCAGAAGTCAACTTGAATGATACGAATTTTGTGAAACAGATGGTAAGTGCGGGTTCAAAGGGTTCTTTCATTAACATTGCACAGATGTCTGCATGTGTGGGACAACAGTCTGTTGAAGGTAAGCGTATTGCCTTCGGTTTTGTTGACCGTACTCTACcccatttttcaaaggacGATTATTCACCTGAATCTAAAGGTTTTGTTGAAAACTCTTATTTAAGAGGTCTAACCCCTCAAGAGTTCTTTTTCCATGCTATGGGTGGTCGTGAAGGTTTGATTGATACTGCCGTGAAGACAGCCGAAACGGGTTATATTCAACGTCGTTTGGTCAAGGCTCTGGAGGATATTATGGTTCATTACGATGGTACCACCAGAAACTCATTGGGTAAtatcattcaattcatctacGGTGAAGACGGTATGGATGCAGCTCACATAGAAAAGCAAGCCGTGGAGACTATTGGTGGTTCTGATAGGAACTTTGAGAGGAGATACAGAATAGATCTTCTCAACCCAGATTACTCTCTGGATCCATCTTTGCTAGAATCTGGTTCTGAAATTATTGGTGACTTGAAATTACAGTCATTGttggatgaagaatacAAGCAGCTAGTAGAGGACCGTAAGTTTTTGAGACGTATCTTCGTAGACGGTGAAGTCAACTGGCCTCTTCCTGTGAATATCAGACGTATCATACAAAATGCCCAACAGACATTCAGAATTGACCGTTCTAAACCATCAGATGTGACAATTAGAGATGTTGTCTGGGGTGTCAAAGAACTGCAAGAAAGACTGCTTGTTGTAAGGGGTAACAGTAGGATCATCAAGGAAGCTCAAGAAGATGCTATTACATTATTCTGTTGTTTGATGCGTTCTCGTCTTGCCTCACGTAGGGTGATTCAGGAATACAGATTAACCAAGCAGGCATTTGAATGGGTTTTGAACAATATTGAAGTTCAGTTCCTACGTTCGGTTGTTCACCCAGGTGAAATGGTCGGGGTGCTGGCAGCTCAATCCATCGGTGAACCTGCCACTCAAATGACTTTAAACACTTTCCACTTTGCCGGTGTTGCCTCCAAGAAGGTCACTTCTGGTGTGCCTCGTTTAAAGGAAATTTTGAACGTTGCAAAAAACATGAAGACTCCATCATTAACAGCCTATTTAGAACCGGACTATGCTGCTGACCAAGAAAAAGCTAAATTGATCAGATCAGTTATTGAACACACAACTTTGAAGAGTGTCACAGTTGCTTCGGAAATTTACTATGATCCTGATCCACGTTCAACTGCAATTcctgaagatgaggaaatTATTCAATTGCATTTCTCCCTGCTCGATGATGAGACTGAAAAGTCCTTGGCTCAACAATCTCCATGGCTATTACGTCTTGAACTAGATCGTGCAGCTATGAACGATAAAGATTTGACCATGGGTCAAGTGggtgaaaagatcaaggAAACCTTTAAGAATGATCTTTTCGTCATTTGGTCTGAAGATAACGCTGAGCAATTGATCATCCGTTGTCGTGTGGTTCGTCCTAAGTCTATGGACTTGGAGACAGAGGCCGAGGAAGATCAtatgttgaagaaaatcgAAAATACGATGTTGGAAAACATTACTTTACGTGGTGTTGAAAACATTGAACGTGTTGTTATGATGAAATACGATAGGAAGGTACCAAGTGAGACCGGTGAATATCAGAAGATTCCTGAATGGGTTCTGGAAACTGATGGTGTTAACTTATCTGAAGTTATGACTGTACCTGGTGTCGATGCCAGCAGAATTTATACCAACTCATTCATCGATATCATGGAAGTTCTCGGAATTGAGGCAGGTCGTGCCGCATTGTACAAAGAAGTTTTCAATGTTATTGCTTCTGACGGTTCTTATGTTAACTACAGACATATGGCTCTTTTGGTCGATGTCATGACCACTCAAGGTGGACTAACATCTGTGACTCGTCACGGTTTCAACAGATCTAACACTGGTGCATTAATGAGATGCTCTTTCGAAGAAACTGTGGAAATTTTGTTCGAGGCTGGTGCTTCTGCAGAATTGGATGACTGTCGCGGTGTTTCTGAAAACGTTATTTTGGGACAAATGGCTCCAATTGGTACTGGTGCGTTCGATGTCAtgattgatgaagaatctttGGTTAAATACATGCCAGAACAGAAGATTACAGAGCTAGTGGACGGACAAGACGGCGGTGCCACTCCTTACAGCAATGAAAACGGCTTGATCAACACCGAAGTTGACGTGAAGGACGAGTTGATGTTTTCTCCATTGGTGGACTCCGGTTCTACGGATGCAATGGCTGGTGGGTTCACGGCATACGGCGGCGGATCTGCTTCATTTGGCTCTTACGGTGATGCACCAATCTCTCCTGGTTTTGGCGGTGTATCCTCACCCGGattttcaccttcttctccAACCTATTCGCcaacatcaccatcatattcaccaacatcaccatcatACTCTCCTCCTTCACCAAACTACAGTCCAACTTCGCCAAGTTATTCACCAACTTCGCCAAGTTACTCCCCAACTTCACCATCGTACTCACCAACCTCGCCAAGCTACAGTCCAACTTCGCCAAGTTATTCCCCAACTTCGCCAAGTTACTCCCCAACTTCTCCAAGTTACTCCCCAACTTCACCAAGCTATAGCCCAACATCACCAAGTTATAGCCCAACATCTCCATCATATTCACCAACCTCGCCATCATACTCTCCTACATCACCAAGCTATAGTCCAACATCACCAAGCTATAGTCcaacatcaccatcatACTCACCAACATCACCGAACTATAGTCCTACGTCACCAAGCTATAGTCCAACATCACCAAGCTATAGCCCAACTTCACCATCGTATTCACCAACATCACCAAGCTATAGCCCAACATCACCAAGCTATAGTCCAACATCACCAAGCTACTCACCAACATCACCAAACTATAGCCCAGGTTCCCCAACTTATTCACCAAGCTCACCAAAGCAAGATGATAGagaaaaagatggaaaCCACTCTTAA
- the CPR6 gene encoding peptidylprolyl isomerase CPR6 (highly similar to uniprot|P53691 Saccharomyces cerevisiae YLR216C CPR6 Peptidyl-prolyl cis-trans isomerase (cyclophilin) catalyzes the cis-trans isomerization of peptide bonds N-terminal to proline residues binds to Hsp82p and contributes to chaperone activity), translating to MSRSKTYFDISIGGVPKGRMVFELFNDVVPKTAENFLKLCEGNSGMTKSKPDVPLSYKGSVFHRVIKDFMLQFGDFTNFNGTGGESIYGEKFEDENFALKHDKPFLLSMANAGPNTNGSQAFITCTPTPHLDGKHVVFGELIQGKRIARLIENQQTDVDDKPMREVKIDDCGLLPNNYVVPADAEKTPTDEFGDNYEEFIKYDEKVDKTNYESVITALNKVKAIGTEQYKKANYKVALSKYEKCDKFLKEYAPQGLTEEQSTTIEELRVSVPLNIALTALKVKEFGTAMVAGSEVLYQKSADEKAKAKALYRRGQAYTGMNDLDNALNDFEMAKSFQPNDQGIVKQLNDTKAKIKELDNKQKKSLSKMFS from the coding sequence atgtcCAGATCTAAGACTTATTTTGATATCTCTATCGGTGGTGTCCCTAAGGGGCGCATGGTATTTGAATTGTTCAACGATGTAGTCCCAAAGACTGCTGAGAATTTCTTAAAACTATGTGAAGGTAATTCAGGAATGACTAAATCTAAACCTGATGTGCCACTTTCATACAAGGGATCTGTCTTCCACAGAGTGATTAAGGACTTTATGTTACAATTCGGtgatttcaccaattttaaCGGTACTGGTGGTGAAAGTATTTATGGTGAGAAATTCGAAGATGAGAATTTTGCCCTGAAGCATGATAAACCTTTTTTACTATCAATGGCTAATGCTGGCCCTAATACCAATGGGTCTCAAGCTTTCATCACATGCACCCCAACTCCTCATTTAGATGGTAAACATGTAGTGTTTGGTGAATTGATCCAAGGTAAGAGAATTGCACGTCTCATTGAGAACCAACAGACCGATGTCGATGATAAACCAATGAGGGAGGTGAAGATTGACGACTGTGGATTGTTACCTAACAATTACGTGGTTCCAGCAGATGCTGAAAAGACTCCAACTGATGAATTTGGTGACAATtatgaagaatttatcaaatatgatgaaaaagTTGATAAGACTAACTACGAATCAGTCATCACCGCCTTGAATAAAGTTAAAGCTATCGGTACTGAACAATACAAGAAGGCAAACTATAAAGTAGCATTGTCCAAATACGAGAAATGTGAcaaatttctcaaagaATATGCACCTCAAGGTCTGACGGAAGAACAGTCTACGACCATTGAGGAGTTAAGAGTTTCCGTTCCTTTGAACATCGCATTGACTGctttgaaggtgaaggaATTTGGTACCGCTATGGTAGCAGGTTCTGAAGTACTATATCAAAAGTCTGCCGATGAAAAGGCTAAAGCAAAGGCCCTGTACCGTCGTGGACAAGCCTATACTGGTATGAATGATTTGGATAATGCTCTAAATGATTTTGAGATGGCAAAGAGTTTCCAACCAAATGACCAGGGTATTGTCAAGCAGTTGAATGATACTAAGGCTAAGATAAAGGAATTGGACAACAAGCAAAAGAAATCCTTGTCAAAGATGTTCTCATAG